Proteins co-encoded in one Yamadazyma tenuis chromosome 1, complete sequence genomic window:
- the PYC1 gene encoding pyruvate carboxylase (EggNog:ENOG503NW8J; COG:C), translating to MSSLVPSVSEEQKINQMRRNSSVMGSSLSKILVANRGEIPIRIFRTAHELSLQTVAIYSPADKLSLHRLKADESYAIGKPGQFSPVQAYLQIDEIINIAKLHNVNMIHPGYGFLSENSEFARKVEEAGIVWIGPSWKTIDEVGDKVSARTLAIKNDVPVVPGTPGPIESVEDATKFVEKYGYPVIIKAAFGGGGRGMRVVREGDSVEDAFNRAVSEAKTAFGNGTCFIERFLDKPKHIEVQLLGDNYGNVIHLFERDCSVQRRHQKVVEIAPAKNLPREVRDAILTDAVKLAKSVNYRNAGTAEFLVDEQNRHYFIEINPRIQVEHTITEEITGVDLVAAQIQIAAGASLSQLGLLQDKITTRGFAIQCRITTEDPTKNFQPDTGKIEVYRSAGGNGVRLDGGNGFAGSIISPHYDSMLVKCSCSGSTFEISRRKMLRALIEFRIRGVKTNIPFLLALLTNEVFIKGDCWTTFIDDTPSLFQMITSQNRATKLLNYLGDLTVNGSSIAGQVGLPKLDTEALIPDLTDPSTGVVIDLHNQVVPPKGWRDVLLKEGPEGFSKKVRNFDGTLIMDTTWRDAHQSLLATRVRTIDLLNIAPTTAHALSGAFALECWGGATFDVAMRFLYEDPWQRLRKLRKLVPNIPFQMLLRGANGVAYSSLPDNAIDQFVKEAKENGVDIFRVFDALNDLDQLKVGIDAVRKAGGVIEATVCYSGDMLQIGKKYNLEYYVDMVDKIVEMGTHILGIKDMAGTLKPKAATLLISAIRNKYPHLPIHVHTHDSAGTGVASMVACAKAGADVVDACSNSMSGMTSQPSINAILASFEGDIESGLQTSMVTQLDHYWSQMRLLYACFEADLKGPDPEVYQHEIPGGQLTNLIFQASQLGLGARWLQTKEAYKVANHLLGDIVKVTPTSKVVGDLAQFMVSNNLTEEDVTKLAGELDFPDSVLDFMEGLMGTPYGGFPEPLRSNVLGSKRIKLDGRPGLYLKPIDFAKVKEELSSKYGANITESDIASYIMYPKVFEAFKKQLEKFGDLSVLPTRYFLKPCVIGESIEVEIEQGKTLIIKLLAVGEISQQSGTREVFFELNGEMRSVTIEDKTASVETKTRPKASQPNDVGAPMAGVVVEIRCKTGQEVKKGDPVAVLSAMKMEMVISAPVSGKIGEVLIKEGDSVDAADMITNILK from the coding sequence ATGAGTTCTTTAGTGCCATCGGTTTCGGAAGAACAGAAGATCAACCAGATGAGGAGAAACTCCTCGGTCATGGGCTCCTCgttgtccaagatcttggttGCCAACAGAGGTGAAATCCCCATCCGTATCTTTAGAACCGCCCACGAATTGAGTTTGCAAACCGTTGCCATTTACTCCCCTGCTGACAAGTTGAGTTTGCATCGGTTGAAGGCCGATGAGTCGTACGCCATTGGTAAACCAGGCCAATTTTCCCCCGTACAAGCGTACTtgcaaattgatgaaattaTCAACATCGCCAAGCTCCACAACGTCAATATGATCCATCCTGGTTACGGTTTTTTGTCGGAGAACAGTGAGTTTGCCAGAAAAGTTGAGGAGGCCGGCATTGTGTGGATCGGACCTTCGTGGAAAACAATTGACGAGGTCGGAGATAAGGTCAGTGCCCGTACCTTGGCCATCAAGAACGACGTGCCTGTGGTTCCCGGAACCCCTGGGCCCATTGAGTCGGTTGAAGATGCCaccaagtttgttgaaaagtacGGGTATCCCGTCATCATCAAGGCGGCgtttggaggtggtggtagagGTATGAGAGTGGTCAGAGAAGGTGACAGTGTGGAAGATGCTTTCAACAGAGCCGTCAGTGAAGCCAAGACTGCCTTTGGAAACGGTACCTGTTTTATCGAACGGTTCTTGGACAAGCCCAAGCATATCGAGGTGCAATTGTTGGGTGACAACTATGGTAATGTGATCcatctttttgaaagagatTGCTCGGTGCAAAGAAGACACCAAaaggtggtggaaattGCTCCGGCCAAGAACTTGCCTCGTGAAGTTAGAGACGCCATTTTGACCGATGccgtcaagttggccaagtccGTCAACTACAGAAACGCTGGTACGGCCGAATTCTTGGTAGATGAACAGAACAGACACtatttcattgaaattAACCCCAGAATTCAGGTTGAACACACCATCACCGAAGAAATCACCGGGGTCGATCTTGTAGCGGCCCAGATCCAGATAGCGGCCGGTGCGTCTTTGCTGCAATTGGGTTTGTTACAGGACAAAATCACTACCAGAGGGTTTGCTATTCAGTGTAGAATCACTACCGAAGATCCCACGAAGAATTTCCAACCTGATACCGGAAAAATCGAGGTGTACAGATCTGCTGGTGGTAACGGAGTGAGGTTGGACGGTGGTAATGGTTTTGCCGGATCCATCATCTCTCCTCATTATGATTCGATGTTGGTGAAATGTTCTTGTTCTGGTTCAACTTTTGAGAtttccagaagaaagatgttGAGAGCTTTGATTGAATTCAGAATCAGAGGTGTTAAAACCAACATTCCTTTCTTGTTGGCGTTGTTGACCAACGAGGTGTTTATCAAAGGTGACTGTTGGACTACGTTTATCGACGATACTCCTTCGTTGTTCCAGATGATCACTTCTCAAAACAGAGCCACCAAGTTATTGAACTACTTGGGTGATTTGACTGTGAACGGTTCTTCTATTGCTGGTCAAGTGGGCTTGCCTAAGTTGGACACGGAGGCCTTGATTCCCGATTTAACCGATCCATCTACGGGTGTTGTCATCGACTTGCACAACCAGGTGGTTCCTCCAAAGGGATGGAGAGatgtgttgttgaaagaggGTCCCGAAGGCTTCAGCAAGAAGGTTAGAAACTTTGACGGAACCTTGATCATGGATACTACCTGGAGAGATGCCCACCAGTCTTTGTTGGCTACCAGAGTTAGAACcattgatttgttgaacattGCTCCAACCACTGCACATGCTTTGAGTGGTGCCTTTGCCTTGGAATGTTGGGGTGGTGCCACTTTCGATGTGGCCATGAGATTCTTATACGAAGACCCATGGCAAAGATTGAGGAAGTTGAGAAAGTTGGTGCCCAACATCCCCTTCCAAATGTTATTAAGAGGAGCCAATGGTGTAGCTTACAGCTCTTTACCAGATAATGCTATTGATCAATTTGTCAAGGAGGCCAAGGAAAATGGAGTTGATATTTTCAGAGTATTTGACGCTTTGAACGATTTGGACCAATTGAAAGTCGGTATCGACGCTGTCAGGAAAGCTGGAGGTGTTATTGAAGCCACTGTTTGTTACAGTGGTGATATGTTGCAAATAGGTAAGAAGTACAACTTGGAATACTATGTTGATATGGTTGACAAGATTGTGGAGATGGGAACTCACATTTTGGGTATTAAAGATATGGCCGGTactttgaaaccaaaggCTGCCACTCTTTTGATTAGTGCCATCAGAAACAAGTACCCACACTTGCCAATTCATGTTCACACTCACGATTCTGCTGGTACTGGTGTGGCTTCCATGGTGGCATGTGCCAAGGCTGGTGCcgatgttgttgatgcttgttccaactccatGTCTGGTATGACTTCCCAACCTTCTATAAACGCCATTTTGGCTTCGTTTGAAGGGGACATTGAAAGTGGATTACAAACATCAATGGTGACCCAATTAGATCACTACTGGTCTCAAATGAGATTATTATACGCTTGTTTCGAAGCCGACTTAAAGGGACCTGATCCAGAAGTGTATCAACATGAAATTCCTGGTGGtcaattgaccaacttgattttcCAAGCCAGTCAATTGGGTCTTGGTGCTAGATGGTTGCAGACCAAAGAAGCTTACAAGGTGGCAAACCACTTATTGGGAGATATTGTCAAGGTTACCCCCACTTCCAAAGTGGTTGGGGATTTGGCACAATTCATGGTTTCTAACAACTTaaccgaagaagatgtcACCAAGTTGGCCGGTGAGTTGGACTTCCCAGATTCAGTGTTGGATTTCATGGAAGGTCTTATGGGTACCCCTTACGGAGGATTCCCAGAGCCTTTGAGATCCAATGTATTGGGTAGCaaaagaatcaagttggacgGAAGACCAGGTTTGTACTTAAAGCCTATTGACTTTGCCAAGGttaaagaagaattgtCATCCAAGTATGGTGCCAACATCACCGAAAGTGATATTGCTTCCTACATTATGTACCCTAAAGTGTTTGAAGCCTTCAAGAAACAACTCGAGAAGTTTGGTGACTTGTCTGTACTCCCTACCAGATACTTTTTAAAGCCATGTGTCATTGGTGAATctattgaagttgaaattgaacaaggtAAGACTttgatcatcaagttgttggcagttggagaaatcaGTCAACAAAGTGGTACCAGGGAAgtgttctttgaattgaACGGTGAAATGAGATCCGTGACCATCGAAGACAAGACGGCTTCTGTTGAAACCAAAACCAGACCAAAGGCCTCTCAACCAAACGATGTGGGTGCACCAATGGCTGGTGTTGTGGTGGAAATCAGATGCAAGACTGGTcaagaagtcaagaagGGTGACCCAGTTGCCGTGTTGAGTGCCATGAAAATGGAGATGGTTATCAGTGCTCCAGTTTCTGGTAAGATTGGTGAAGTGTTAATTAAAGAAGGTGATAGTGTGGATGCTGCCGACATGATCACcaacatcttgaagtaG